TTCAAAGATATGAGATTCCAGCGTATAGAGAGATTGAATGAAATTATTCATGTATATTCTTCAGCCTTTCGTTTCAGTCTTCTGTACCCGGCCCTTGCAAACAACCAGAGACCATGTCGGATTTTGGCAACGCGGGAACCCTGTAAGGCCTTAAAGAATGCCCTTGTCTTCCAGCTCAATGGATTGCCTGAATCTATATAGTCCAGATGTTCCTTTGCGAGGTGATCCTGAATCAGGACCAATGCCCTCTCTTTATGGTCTGAGGCTATTGTATCGTAAAGCCAGCAAAACATTTCAAGTTGGGATTGTAAAAATAAATCACAATAGTCCTCATAAAGTTTCCGGGAAATAAGAAATTCCCGAACCCTATCAAAAATCAGTATTCTGTCTGTTATTGACCAGTTTCTCCTATACGTAATTGAGGTTTTACGCTGGCGATAATAATAAAGCGGCTCCGGCAAAATGGCAATTTTTGAGGCCTGCGTTATGATTTGCCAGTGTACAGGAAGGTCTTCGTAGATAAGCCCTGCGGGGAACAGGATATGCAGCGAGCGTACTAAATCAGACCTGATGAGTTTGGTCCACGCAAAGGCATGGCATTTTAGCAGGGCGACCCTGTCTGTGGGGGCTATGGCAGTCAGGCGGGAGGACTGTTTACTGTTTTCTTTCAGGTCTTCCTGACGATAGAAAGCGGCATAGTCATAGATTACAAGATCGGCATTAGCTGCTTCGGCGCACTCGGCCGCTTTGCGGCAGAGATCCGTATCAGCAAAATCGTCTGAATCCATGAAAAGCATGTATTTCCCGGTGGCCTCTGCCATGCCAACATTGCGGGTAGTTGCTAATCCTTCATTCACCTGCTTGTCGATTACCTTGATCCGGTTATCTTTTGCCTCATATTCCCGAACGATGGAAAGTGATCCGTCTGTTGAACAATCATTTACGCAGATAATCTCTATTTCACGCAGCGTCTGGTTGACAACAGAGTCAAGACAGTCGCGGAGATACGTTTCCACGTTATAAATGGGAATAATTATGGAGATATGCGGGAAAGAAGCTGATTTCATTATGATAGGCCTGTCACAATGCTCTTAAGTTTTTGATACTGTTCTGCAAGATCAGGCAATGTAATCTTTGCAATATCTAAATCCTTTAGTGTCGCGACCATGTCAATTGTCTTTTCCGCATTAATTTGATTTTGAAATGTAATGTGTGGGAGGGAGCGAAGCCAGGCCTCGTACGTTGCTCGTATCTTATGGTTGGCACTCGGTATTGCGATGCAGGGGGTTCCGGTGATTGCAGCAAATATCATTCCGTGAAGACGATCGGTAATAACTACCTGAACGCTCCTGAAGAGGTCCCACATTTTATGAAGCTCTGCTTCGCGCACCTGTAACGCAAGGCCGCTGCCGCCGATATGCGTGTCGGCTTCGAGGACATGAGGAATGGTGCTAAGGATATCTCTGAGGAAGGCAGTCCGCTCCAGCGATGAGAAAGAAGATTCATTGTCTTTTCTGATGCAGAGCAGGACGCCATGACGTTTTTGTCCGGCCCGGATCTGATTCAGGGACAATACGATATCAGGGACCAAGTGCACCCGGTTGAGCGGAAAAGTATTTTGCATGATCTTGAACGAGATGGGTTCTCTTGCACACAGGTGAAGATTTTTATGTCTGCTGTATGTCCTGATCGTTTTGTTTAGCTCGCGTTGTCCCTCAGGGGTGTCAGAAAAGTCCATGGTCTGCGGAAATGAGATGATTCTGTTTTTCGGGAAATGTCCGATGACAAATCTCCGGCAATCCTCAATAGAGTGATGCAGGTCCCCCATATTACCGCCACCCGTAATGGTAATTACGTCATCCGGGGTCACAATGCGCTTAAGTGCTTTCAGATGGGTAAAGGTCGAGCTGATGGGAAAATCTATTATTTCAGAGCCGGGAAAACATGATTCAAGGAAACGTTCCTGAGCATAGGTAATCGCAACATCACCCAGATTACCGTAGTCTGCTGCGAGAGCGACAATTGTTTTGTGACTGTCCTTAATACGAATAAGCTCTGCATCAGCCGTGCTGCTCAAATAGTACAGTGCTCGAGCCTTTATCCCTACGGGAATAACCCGTTTGATTTCTCTTAGGATTCTCCTCACGTGCGAATTACCGAAATTCTCTCAAACAAAGGCAAATCAAGTCTTCTTACGAAAGACTGCTACCATTTGATTTTGTGCAAACAGGGCATTCATTCCTTTTGTGTATACCTGTCTTAAGAAGCGGCGCAACGTTTGTCCGCGATCATCCCTGGCGACATCCGCATCAAATGAACGGATCGGCGGCAGTTCAACATGATCTTCCTTTCCGCGACGATAAACTACGTTT
The sequence above is drawn from the Nitrospirota bacterium genome and encodes:
- a CDS encoding glycosyltransferase family 2 protein: MKSASFPHISIIIPIYNVETYLRDCLDSVVNQTLREIEIICVNDCSTDGSLSIVREYEAKDNRIKVIDKQVNEGLATTRNVGMAEATGKYMLFMDSDDFADTDLCRKAAECAEAANADLVIYDYAAFYRQEDLKENSKQSSRLTAIAPTDRVALLKCHAFAWTKLIRSDLVRSLHILFPAGLIYEDLPVHWQIITQASKIAILPEPLYYYRQRKTSITYRRNWSITDRILIFDRVREFLISRKLYEDYCDLFLQSQLEMFCWLYDTIASDHKERALVLIQDHLAKEHLDYIDSGNPLSWKTRAFFKALQGSRVAKIRHGLWLFARAGYRRLKRKAEEYT
- a CDS encoding polysaccharide pyruvyl transferase family protein; the protein is MSSTADAELIRIKDSHKTIVALAADYGNLGDVAITYAQERFLESCFPGSEIIDFPISSTFTHLKALKRIVTPDDVITITGGGNMGDLHHSIEDCRRFVIGHFPKNRIISFPQTMDFSDTPEGQRELNKTIRTYSRHKNLHLCAREPISFKIMQNTFPLNRVHLVPDIVLSLNQIRAGQKRHGVLLCIRKDNESSFSSLERTAFLRDILSTIPHVLEADTHIGGSGLALQVREAELHKMWDLFRSVQVVITDRLHGMIFAAITGTPCIAIPSANHKIRATYEAWLRSLPHITFQNQINAEKTIDMVATLKDLDIAKITLPDLAEQYQKLKSIVTGLS